A single window of Nicotiana sylvestris chromosome 5, ASM39365v2, whole genome shotgun sequence DNA harbors:
- the LOC138869457 gene encoding uncharacterized protein: MAPYPRPQGYNNQNQQQGYHPPYQQQHGGRQEDGLARLEAMMQQVIGSNAKISKRVDAHDSAIKNIEMQMGQISMSLNNLPIELDESTKLTEVIVQPAQEENNIQIETEKEAETAQELVVEVVADKDQSQMIGKKRHPAPFPQRLAKYQKKEQYKKFLEMLKQIQVNIPLIDVLKEMLGYAKMMKDLMSRKFDFQDLATITLTQTCSAVVTRPIAEKLSDPGSFIIPCIIGNFAFAKALCDRGAIINLMPRAIYKRLGIGRARLASMLLQLADRTVKQPSGILDDMFIQVGKFVFPADFVILDCKLDEEIPIIWEDHSWPLGELSLIVRLGNSR, translated from the exons atggcaccttacccAAGGCCACAGGGATATAATAATCAGAATCAGCAGCAGGGATATCACCCTCCTTAtcagcagcagcatggtggaaggcaagaAGATGGGCTTGCTAGACTtgaagcaatgatgcagcaggttattgggtctaatgcaaagattagtaagagagtagatgcacatgattcAGCGATCAAGAATATTGAAATGCAGATGGGCCAAATTTCGatgtctctgaacaatc TGCCCATCGAGCTGGATGAGTCAACGAAACTGACAGAGGTGATAGTCCAGCCCGCCCAGGAAGAAAATAACATTCAGATTGAGACTGAGAAGGAAGCTGAGACAGCCCAGGAACTAGTAGTTGAGGTGGTAGCTGATAAAGATCAATCCCAaatgattgggaagaagagacatCCTGCACCCTTCCCTCAGAGGCTGGCTAAGTACCAAAAGAAGGAGCAATACAAGAAGttcttggagatgctgaaacaaatccaggtaaatattccattgattgatgtTTTGAAAGAGATGCTtgggtatgcaaaaatgatgaaggacttaatgtcccgaaaatttgatttccaagacttggccacaattactcttactcagacctgtagtgcagtggtgactagaccaattgcgGAAAAGCTGTCTGACCCAGGGAGCTTTATAATTCCATGCATtattggtaattttgcttttgctaaGGCACTGTGTGATCGAGGGGCCATCATTAATCTTATGCCCCGGGCGATTTATAAGAGGCTAggtattggaagagctagacTCGCCTCTATGTTGTTGCAACTAGCTGACAGGACTGTAAAGCAACCCTCAGGTATCCTGGATGATATGTTtattcaggtagggaaatttgtgttccctgcagattttgtgatattaGACTGCAAGTTAGATgaagagattcccataatttgggaagaccattcttggccactgggagagctctcattgattgtgagactgggaaactcaagatga